One genomic segment of Scomber japonicus isolate fScoJap1 chromosome 23, fScoJap1.pri, whole genome shotgun sequence includes these proteins:
- the bcat1 gene encoding branched-chain-amino-acid aminotransferase, cytosolic translates to MADNNIPSFKASDLVIQLSSTLKAKSEVFTFGTVFTDHMLTIEWSVTEGWQAPLIQPFGNLSLNPACSSLHYGIQLFEGLKAYRGDDNRLRLFRPMLNMNRMANSAKRACLPAFDQSELLECIRRLVEIDQDWVPQSDSASVYIRPTFISTEPTLGVKKPAQALLYVILCPVGAYFNTGGKGLSLWADPKYTRAWKGGTGDCKMGGNYGCSLSAQYDAVDYGCQQVLWLYGEDHQITEAGTMNIFLHWINEDGEEELATPPLDGIILPGVTRQSILELTKEWDEFKVTERYLTMSQLCCALKQQRVKELFGSGTACMICPIEDIVYQGENLHIPCQDENSQLTSRIAKELTDIQYGRSISNWTFLV, encoded by the exons ATGGCTGACAACAACATTCCAAGCTTCAAG GCAAGTGACCTAGTGATCCAGCTGTCCTCTACCCTAAAGGCCAAATCTGAGGTGTTTACCTTTGGGACGGTCTTTACCGACCACATGCTGACCATAGAGTGGAGTGTAACTGAGGGTTGGCAGGCTCCACTCATCCAGCCATTTGGGAACCTGTCACTTAACCCGGCCTGTTCGTCACTACACTATGGCATACAG CTGTTTGAAGGGTTGAAGGCGTACCGTGGGGATGACAACAGACTGCGTCTCTTCAGACCGATGCTCAACATGAACCGCATGGCCAACTCCGCCAAGAGAGCTTGTCTACCT gCCTTTGATCAGTCAGAGTTGCTGGAGTGCATCAGGAGGCTTGTAGAGATTGACCAGGACTGGGTTCCTCAGTCAGACTCAGCAAGTGTGTACATCAGACCGACATTTATCAGCACAGAG CCAACTCTAGGTGTAAAGAAGCCTGCCCAAGCCTTGCTGTATGTGATCTTGTGTCCAGTGGGAGCTTACTTTAACACCGGTGGAAAAGGCCTTTCCTTATGGGCTGACCCAAAGTACACACGTGCCTGGAAAGGAGGAACTGGAGACTGCAAGATGGGAGG GAACTACGGATGCTCTCTGTCTGCCCAGTATGATGCAGTGGATTATGGGTGTCAGCAGGTGCTGTGGCTCTACGGAGAGGACCACCAGATCACGGAGGCAGGAACCATGAACATCTTCCTGCACTGGATCAATGAGGATGGAG AGGAGGAGCTTGCAACACCACCTCTTGATGGCATCATCCTCCCAGGTGTTACCCGGCAGAGCATCCTGGAACTAACCAAAGAATGG GATGAGTTTAAGGTGACAGAGCGTTACCTGACCATGAGCCAGCTGTGCTGTGCTCTGAAGCAGCAGCGGGTCAAAGAGCTGTTTGGCTCCGGCACTGCCTGCATGATCTGCCCCATTGAAGACATTGTCTACCAGGGAGAG AACTTGCACATACCCTGTCAGGATGAAAATTCACAGCTGACTTCACGGATAGCAAAGGAACTCACAGATATACAG